A genomic window from Salvia miltiorrhiza cultivar Shanhuang (shh) chromosome 5, IMPLAD_Smil_shh, whole genome shotgun sequence includes:
- the LOC131024935 gene encoding E3 ubiquitin-protein ligase At1g63170-like: protein MAFPILGLHRKSQTSKVPLLMERADTRIGSEHVIDIASTSDASSSSSHERQSNGLERHQSEDQPSTSSRVPAYQPQLFSGGPISRNSSLIRRGNSRGRQRSPLNSGLWISVELVLTLSQIIAAIIVLSLSKHEKPHAPLRAWIVGYASGCFSILPLLYWRFRYRNQVSDLDASQSRVDPSQGNNNAGPSSRRVVEGEDRRTTSTTTRGNQSNGIPNARLKVFVEYFKMTLDCFFAVWFVVGNVWIFGGHSSSSEATNLYRLCIVFLAFSCIGYAMPFILCTTICCCLPCIISVLGFREDFSHNRGATQESINSLPIYKFKVKKVKNSNDKESEGGIVAAGTEKERAISGEDAACCICLAKYVNNDELRELPCSHLFHKDCVDKWLKINASCPLCKADVGETVLTSLTEATANLRNGSTL, encoded by the exons ATGGCTTTCCCCATTCTGGGACTTCATCGTAAGAGCCAAACAAGCAAAGTCCCTTTGTTGATGGAGCGTGCAGATACACGTATTGGTAGTGAACATGTTATTGACATTGCTAGTACCAGCGATGCTTCGTCCAGTTCATCACATGAAAGGCAGTCGAATGGCTTGGAGCGGCACCAAAGTGAAGATCAGCCATCTACTAGTTCAAGAGTTCCTGCATATCAACCTCAGCTCTTTTCTGGCGGACCAATTTCAAGAAACTCATCTCTCATCCGGAGAGGAAATAGTCGAGGCCGCCAAAGAAGTCCACTAAATTCTGGCTTGTGGATATCGGTGGAGCTAGTGTTGACACTCAGCCAAATTATTGCTGCTATTATTGTCTTATCTTTGTCAAAACACGAGAAGCCCCATGCTCCTTTGAGAGCATGGATTGTGGGTTATGCGTCTGGATGTTTTTCAATTCTTCCCCTTCTATATTGGCGATTTAGATATCGAAACCAGGTTTCTGATCTAGATGCATCTCAGAGTCGTGTGGATCCTTCTCAGGGGAACAATAATGCTGGTCCCTCGAGTAGGAGAGTCGTGGAAGGGGAAGACCGACGAACAACTAGTACAACAACCAGAGGCAATCAGAGTAACGGGATACCAAATGCAAG GCTTAAGGTATTTGTCGAGTATTTCAAGATGACTTTGGATTGCTTTTTTGCTGTTTGGTTTGTGGTTGGAAATGTATGGATTTTTGGAGGGCACTCATCTTCTTCTGAAGCCACCAATTTGTACAG GTTGTGTATAGTATTCCTAGCCTTTAGCTGTATCGGATATGCAATGCCTTTTATTTTGTGCACTACAATCTGCTGCTGCCTCCCTTGTATAATATCAGTCCTGGGCTTCAGAGAAGATTTTTCGCATAATAGAGGAGCTACTCAAGAGTCAATAAATTCTCTCCCGATCTATAAATTCAAAGTAAAAAAAGTTAAGAACAGCAATGACAAAGAGAGTGAAGGTGGGATAGTTGCTGCTGGAACAGAGAAAGAGCGTGCAATATCAGGAGAAGATGCA GCCTGCTGCATTTGCTTAGCAAAGTACGTAAACAATGATGAACTCCGCGAGTTGCCCTGTTCCCATCTGTTTCACAAAGACTGTGTGGATAAATGGCTCAAGATCAACGCGTCGTGCCCACTCTGTAAAGCTGACGTTGGTGAAACCGTTTTGACTTCCCTGACCGAAGCAACCGCCAACCTGCGAAACGGCAGCACTCTATAA